A window of Cottoperca gobio chromosome 16, fCotGob3.1, whole genome shotgun sequence contains these coding sequences:
- the nipal2 gene encoding NIPA-like protein 2, which produces MANSNSSDAAVPMTSQPHSAEIIENPLRTYLLGIIISICGNVLISISLNIQKYAHVRQSQRGSKPYYTSVMWWCGVALMGVGELGNFAAYGFAPASLIAPLGCVSVIASAIISVVFLKETLRASDIVGGTLAITGTYVLVNFAPHTTTHITAHLVQYYAISWHFLLYLLLEVLLFCILLYLYKRRNVKHIVIVILLVALLASLTVISVKAVSGMITESIKGQLQLIYPIFYVMLVVMIASCAFQIKFLNQAMKMFDATEVVPINFVFFTASAIVAGIVFYQEFEGLALLNIFMFLLGCLLSFLGVFLIARNRPKIKQQDPNFITMDKIPGSSHTDKVQPEAKTYGSLAAKLMCNRAGQTDDS; this is translated from the exons ACCTATCTTCTGGGAATCATAATCTCCATTTGTGGGAATGTCCTCATCAGCATCTCACTCAACATACAG AAATATGCCCACGTCCGTCAGTCTCAGCGTGGCTCCAAGCCCTACTACACCTCTGTGATGTGGTGGTGCGGCGTGGCTCTCATGGGAGTCGGGGAGCTGGGGAACTTTGCTGCTTACGGCTTTGCCCCAGCATCACTCATAGCCCCACTaggctgtgtgtctgtcataG CCAGCGCTATCATATCTGTGGTGTTTCTCAAGGAGACGCTGCGTGCCTCTGACATTGTTG GTGGCACCCTGGCAATAACAGGAACGTATGTCCTGGTGAACTTTGCCCCCCACACTACCACACACATCACAGCCCATCTGGTCCAGTACTACGCCATCAGCTGGCATTTCCTGCTTTACCTT TTATTAGAGGTCCTCCTCTTTTGTATCCTGCTCTATCTGTACAAGAGGAGGAATGTGAAGCACATCGTCATTGTGATTCTGCTGGTGGCCCTGCTAG CCTCTCTGACAGTCATCTCAGTCAAAGCTGTGTCGGGGATGATCACAGAGTCAATAAAAGGTCAGCTGCAGCTCATCTATCCCATCTTCTACGTCATGCTGGTCGTCATGATTGCCTCCTGCGCCTTCCAGATCAA ATTTCTCAATCAGGCAATGAAAATGTTCGATGCCACAGAGGTGGTTCCTATCAACTTTGTATTTTTCACCGCAAGTGCTATCGTTGCAG GGATAGTATTTTACCAGGAATTTGAAGGCTTGGCTTTActtaacatttttatgtttcttcttGG GTGTCTGCTGTCTTTCCTTGGAGTTTTCCTGATAGCCCGAAACCGGCCAAAAATAAAGCAACAAGATCCCAATTTTATCACAATGGATAAGATTCCTG GGAGTAGTCACACAGACAAAGTGCAGCCCGAGGCAAAGACATACGGATCGCTGGCAGCCAAACTAATGTGCAACAGAGCCGGCCAAACAGACGATTCATAG